In Equus przewalskii isolate Varuska chromosome 6, EquPr2, whole genome shotgun sequence, one DNA window encodes the following:
- the LOC103553357 gene encoding LOW QUALITY PROTEIN: olfactory receptor 51I2-like (The sequence of the model RefSeq protein was modified relative to this genomic sequence to represent the inferred CDS: inserted 1 base in 1 codon), which translates to MGFTNHSWFQPPTXLTGIPGLEAVQIWISIPLCIMYLITFLGNCTILFVIKSTSSLHEPQYMFLSMLAGTDLGLSLSTLPTVLQVFLLNHREIEFHSCLTQMFFIHTFSSMESAILLAMAFDRFVAICNPLLYTVVLTPPRIIGMGIAAVVRGVVLMVPLPVLLQRLSFCKDVILSHCYCYHPDVMKLACGPVRVNIIYGLSLVLCSFGVDSMFIVISYILILKTVMSIASEDGQLKAFNTCASHIFTVCIFYVPLIVLALIHRFGTFTSPLLHVTMANLFLFLTPVLNPLVYSLKTKQIRSAVHKVFKSRGNLLK; encoded by the exons ATGGGGTTTACAAACCACAGCTGGTTCCAGCCACCCA CTCTAACAGGCATTCCTGGACTGGAGGCTGTACAAATATGGATCTCTATTCCACTCTGCATCATGTATTTAATCACCTTCTTAGGTAACTGCACTATCCTCTTTGTTATTAAAAGCACTTCCAGCCTTCACGAGCCTCAGTACATGTTCCTGTCTATGCTAGCAGGCACAGATCTGGGTCTGTCTTTATCAACTTTACCTACGGTACTCCAAGTTTTCCTCCTGAATCACAGAGAGATTGAGTTCCACTCTTGCCTAACACAGATGTTCTTCATCCATACCTTCTCCTCCATGGAGTCAGCCATCCTGTTGGCCATGGCCTTTGACAGATTTGTAGCTATTTGCAACCCGCTGCTCTACACTGTGGTCTTAACCCCTCCTCGGATTATTGGGATGGGGATTGCTGCTGTGGTTAGGGGTGTGGTGTTGATGGTACCCTTGCCAGTCCTTCTTCAGAGATTGTCCTTCTGCAAAGATGTTATTCTATCACATTGTTACTGCTATCACCCTGATGTTATGAAGCTGGCCTGTGGTCCTGTCAGAGTCAACATCATCTATGGGCTGTCTcttgttctttgctcctttggAGTTGACTCCATGTTCATTGTCATTTCGTACATCCTTATTTTGAAAACTGTGATGAGTATTGCCTCAGAAGATGGTCAGCTCAAGGCATTTAATACTTGTGCTTCCCACATTTTCACTGTCTGCATCTTTTATGTGCCCCTTATTGTGCTGGCTCTAATTCATAGGTTTGGTACATTCACGTCTCCTCTTCTCCATGTCACCATGGccaatctcttcctcttcttaactCCAGTCCTTAATCCCTTGGTTTATAGCCTAAAAACCAAACAGATAAGGTCTGCAGTGCACAAGGTATTCAAGAGCAGGGGAAACTTGCTCAAGTAG